A region of the Mycobacterium sp. NBC_00419 genome:
GATCTGCTGGAGCCGCAGACCACCATCTCCGGGCTGCCGGTCAGTTTGTTCGCGTTGTTCCAGGCGCTGTTCGCCGCGATCACCGTGGCGCTGATCTCCGGTGCGGCCGCCGACCGGATGAAGTTCGCGGCCTGGATGGTGTTCGCGACCGTGTGGGCGGTTCTGGTCTACTTCCCCGTCGCGCACTGGGTGTTCGCCTTCAACGGTGTCGTCACTCCCGACTCGGTCGGCGGCTGGATTGCCAACAACCTCAAGGCAATTGACTTCGCGGGCGGTACCGCAGTGCACATCAACGCCGGTGCAGCCGCGCTGGCGGTGGCCATCGTGCTCGGCAAGGGCGCCAGCTGGGGCAAGCTGCGCAAGCCGCACAACGTCCCGCTGACGCTGCTCGGTGCCGGGCTGCTGTGGGCCGGCTGGTATGCGTTCAACGGCGGTTCGGCGCTGGCCGCGGGCAACTCGGCCGCCATCGTCATGGTCACCACGTTCGTCGCCACCTGTGCTGCCACCCTGGCCTGGCTGGCGGTGGAGAAGATCAAGGACGGCCACGTCACCGGTGTGGGCGCCGCCGCGGGTGCCATCACCGGCTTGGTCGCCATCACCCCGGCCTGTGGTTCGGTGACCCCGGTCGGTGCGATCATCCTCGGCCTGGTCGCCGGCGCGATCTGCCCCTACGCCGTGGGACTCAAGGAGAAGTTCGGCTACGACGACTCCCTCGATGTCGTCGGCGTACACCTCGTCGGTGGTGTCATCGGGACCTTGCTGATCGGGTTCCTGGCCAGTGACAGCATGCCGAACAAGGTCAACGGCGTGTTCTACGGCGGCGGCTTCGACCAGCTGTGGCGCCAGGCGGTCGCTGCAGGCGCGGTGATGGTCTATTCGTTCACGATCGCTTTCGCCATCGCATGGGTCATCAAGAAGACCATGGGTATCCGGATCTCCTCCGAGGTCGAGGAGAAGGGTATCGACGCCCACGTGCATCGCGATCCGGCGTACGAGCTCGAGTACGCCTGAGGACCCGAGCCGGGCGCGCACCTTCACCCAGCGCGCCCGGCTCGTCCCTCCCCCACTGACACCCCGAACGAAGTTGTTGGAGAACATGTCCCCCACCACCCTTGCCGAGCTGGCCGAGTCATCGGCAACCAAGTTCATCCTCGCGCTGTTCGTCGATCTGCGTGGAAAGCCCTGCGCCAAGCTGGTTCCGGTGGAAGCAGTCGAGCTGCTGGCCACCGAGGGAGTCGGATTCGCGGGATACGCGGTCGGAGCGATGGGCCAGGAGCCCAAAGACCCGGACATCATGGCGATCCCCGACGTCGCCTCGTTCACCCCGATCCCCTTCATCAAGGAGGGGCTGGCCATCGTGCACTGCGATCCGCACGTCGAGGGCAACCCGTGGCCGTATGCCCCGCGGGTCATCCTGAAGTCTCTGATCCAGCGCGCCGCCGACGCCGGGTACGAACCCTGGGTGGGAGCCGAGGTCGAGTACTTCCTGCTGACCCGTGGCGCCGACGGAGCTCTGGCGACCGCCGACGTCGCGGACACCGCCGCCCAGCCCTGCTATGACGCGCGCGGCGTGACCCGCATGTACGACCACCTCACCGCGATCTCGACGGCCATGAACACC
Encoded here:
- a CDS encoding ammonium transporter, with the protein product MDTGTTAFMLCCIIGLTMMIPGLALFYGGMVSVKSSTNMMMMTFGAVAIVGVLWVLFGFSMTFGNTYGGFVGSVTEFAGMKDLLEPQTTISGLPVSLFALFQALFAAITVALISGAAADRMKFAAWMVFATVWAVLVYFPVAHWVFAFNGVVTPDSVGGWIANNLKAIDFAGGTAVHINAGAAALAVAIVLGKGASWGKLRKPHNVPLTLLGAGLLWAGWYAFNGGSALAAGNSAAIVMVTTFVATCAATLAWLAVEKIKDGHVTGVGAAAGAITGLVAITPACGSVTPVGAIILGLVAGAICPYAVGLKEKFGYDDSLDVVGVHLVGGVIGTLLIGFLASDSMPNKVNGVFYGGGFDQLWRQAVAAGAVMVYSFTIAFAIAWVIKKTMGIRISSEVEEKGIDAHVHRDPAYELEYA